Proteins co-encoded in one Arachis hypogaea cultivar Tifrunner chromosome 13, arahy.Tifrunner.gnm2.J5K5, whole genome shotgun sequence genomic window:
- the LOC140172969 gene encoding protein NLP9-like, with protein MLYFPMDLNTSYSDWLFSVQCLSNNKRAALTEIIDVLRAVCRAHSLPLALTWIPCYYSEGIGDEASRIRTKDGRKIPGEKTVLCIEESACYTNDIVVGGFVRACVEHYLEEGQGVAGKALQSNRPFFYPDVKAYNISEYPLVHHARKYKLNAAVAIRLRSIHTNDDDYIIEFFLPVNMNGSEEQQLLLDNLAGTMQRKCQTLRKVSDAELHGIEGSSFCSMSRGNSHMAPDGDHDSVQPMSVTNNETEAAHNQAMEGSRKQIEKKRSPVKKNFSLSVLQQYFSGNLKDAAKSLGVCPTTLKRICRQHGIARWPSRKINKVNRSLKKIQTVLDSGVEGGLKFDPYKGGFMSGGSSNQEINAHKSSLFRKKCSVKYPDPAAKDAVTISPASGSKDSKPIAMGDGGLRQEPFPVSILESSRCDVAYHSPNSLVADEMETYLNGADKLGEHHNPTTSSMTDSSSGSCSILRPSSSGSPKFENRKHLKAKSPCVRRGSKIIVKAAYGENIIRFKFDPAAGCLQLYEEVATRFKLQIGSFQLEYLDDEDEWVRMVTDTDLEECIEMFDDLGTAVKFLVREPCSNS; from the exons ATGCTGTATTTTCCTATGGATTTAAACACTTCTTACTCAGATTGGTTATTTTCTGTGCAGTGTCTATCAAATAACAAAAGAGCAGCTTTAACAGAGATAATTGATGTGTTACGAGCTGTGTGTCGTGCGCATAGTTTGCCACTAGCATTGACATGGATCCCCTGTTATTATAGTGAGGGGATAGGAGATGAAGCTTCAAGAATACGGACTAAAGATGGGCGTAAAATTCCCGGTGAAAAAACTGTACTATGCATTGAAGAATCAGCTTGCTATACAAATGATATTGTGGTAGGAGGATTTGTTCGTGCATGTGTTGAACATTATCTCGAGGAAGGGCAAGGTGTAGCTGGGAAAGCTCTTCAATCAAATCGTCCATTCTTCTATCCCGATGTGAAGGCCTATAATATTAGTGAATATCCCCTTGTTCACCATGCGCGAAAATATAAGTTGAATGCCGCCGTTGCAATCAGGCTAAGGAGTATACATACCAATGATGATGATTATATAATAGAATTCTTTCTACCTGTCAATATGAATGGAAGTGAAGAACAGCAACTTTTATTAGACAATCTAGCAGGTACTATGCAGAGAAAGTGTCAGACTTTGAGGAAAGTTTCGGATGCTGAATTACATGGGATAGAAGGCTCGAGTTTTTGCTCTATGTCTAGGGGAAACTCTCATATGGCGCCGGATGGTGACCATGATTCGGTCCAGCCAATGTCCGTGACAAACAATGAAACGGAAGCTGCTCATAACCAG GCAATGGAGGGATCAAGAAAGCAGATTGAGAAAAAGAGAAGTCCAGTGAAGAAGAATTTTAGCTTGAGTGTTCTCCAGCAATACTTCTCCGGTAATCTTAAAGATGCGGCTAAAAGCCTTGGTG TTTGCCCAACAACCCTGAAAAGGATATGCAGGCAACACGGAATTGCAAGATGGCCATCGCGCAAGATTAACAAAGTGAATCGCTCGTTAAAGAAAATACAAACCGTGCTCGACTCGGGTGTGGAAGGAGGACTGAAGTTTGATCCTTACAAGGGGGGATTTATGTCAGGAGGATCAAGCAACCAAGAAATTAATGCACATAAAAGTTCTCTCTTCCGGAAGAAATGTTCTGTAAAATATCCTGATCCTGCAGCAAAAGATGCAGTCACCATATCTCCGGCATCCGGTAGCAAAG ATTCAAAGCCAATAGCCATGGGTGATGGTGGATTACGCCAAGAACCCTTTCCGGTTTCTATTTTGGAAAGTTCTAGGTGTGATGTAGCATATCACAGTCCAAACTCCCTGGTTGCCGATGAGATGGAAACTTATCTGAATGGGGCTGACAAGCTCGGCGAGCATCACAATCCCACTACTTCAAGCATGACAGACTCGTCGAGTGGCTCTTGCTCAATTTTGCGCCCCAGCTCATCTGGCTCTCCGAAATTTGAGAATCGGAAACATTTGAAAGCCAAATCACCTTGTGTTCGTAGGGGATCAAAAATTATTGTCAAAGCTGCCTACGGAGAAAATATTATCCGTTTCAAGTTTGATCCTGCAGCTGGTTGTCTCCAGCTCTATGAAGAAGTTGCAACAAGATTCAAATTACAAATCGGATCTTTCCAACTCGAGTATCTCGACGATGAAGACGAATGGGTGAGGATGGTAACTGACACAGATTTGGAAGAATGCATAGAAATGTTTGATGATCTTGGCACCGCTGTGAAATTTCTTGTTCGCGAGCCGTGCAGTAACAGTTGA